One Ilumatobacter fluminis genomic window, GAAGACACGCCAGTTCTCGCGAAAGCCTCCGAGCCCGTCGATGGGTACCTGATCGCGACGGCCGCGGCCTCGGATGTCCCGCCGCCGCTCCGTCGTGTCGAACCCGGAGTCGACTCGATCGAGGTCGGCGAACAAGAAGTCCAGACAGTCAGGCGTGAAGCGCCAGAAGTCGATCGGCACCGGGTGATAGCGCCAAGCGAAGAGCGTCGACGTGTACGAGATGCCGCCGGGGCGGAGCAGACGGCTGATCTCCTCGGCCGCCAACCAGGGGCGATTCACGTGCTCGAAGACATCGACACTCACCGCGACGTCGAACGACTCGTCAGGGAGCTCAGGGCACGATGTGATGTCGCCGACCACGACGGGGACCGACGACGAACCGGCCTCGATGTCCATCACGGAGTAGTTCCAGGCCGACGCTGCGAACACGTCGGTTCGTGGGTGCTCGCGAGCCCCGATCTCGAGCACATCGCCCGCCGAGAGTCCGGCCGCGGCCAGGACGGCGCGAATGTGGGCGTTGATGCGGTCGTTACGCCGCGGACCTCGCTTCCACTCCTGCTCGAGCAACTCGAGTTCTCGGATCCTGGCGGCGGGTTCGAGCGGTTGGGCGGCGGTTCGCGCAGCGTGCACGGCCTCAGGTTGCGGCCGCCGTGCGATCGCCGCAAGGGATGTCGGCGACTGTTCCGCCACCGTTCAGATGTCGTCCGCCGAGTTGTCTTCGACGGCCATGAGCGGTTCACCGAACGTCCATCTCCGCGACCCTTGCACGCACGATTCAGCGAACCGAGACCCGGCGTGAAACAGTCGGGTTCGTGACGGAGACTGCCGACCCCCCGCCATCGTCCGACGACGTCCGCGAATCACGCCAACGCGCCGGACGCGCGATCCGCGACCTCAGCCACGCGTTCATCGGACGACACGCGTCCGTCGAACAGATCGACCGGTTGTCGGAGGTGCTCGAGGGAATCACCGCCGAACTCTGGCCGCAGGACCACCGCTCGCGCTTCGACGCGTTCGACCGGGAACGAGACATCGACTACCCGCAGGGTCGGTTCACCCACGACTTCGACGACCGTCCCGTGTCGGGCACGGCCTCGCCGTACGGGCTCGATCTCGAGCTCCATCGGGTCGGCGACGAGATCGAGGCCCTCGTCACCCTCCGTTCCGCCCACGAGGGCGCACCCGGTCGGAGCCACGGCGGAGTCGTCGCGGCGTTGTTCGACGACGTGTTCGGATTCGTGCTCGGTGTGATCAAGCAATCGGCCTTCACCGGCGAGCTCACGATTCGCTACCACGCTGCGACCCCGCTGTTCAGCGAGTTGGCGTGCCGCGTCCGGTTCGACCACCAGGACGGGCGCAAGATCTATCTCGTCGGCGAGCTGACCGAGCGGTCGTCGGGCAACCTGATCGCCACTGCCAAGGCGACGTTCATCGCCGTCGATCCGGAGATGTTCGCCCGCCTCACCGCCGAGCGGCCGCCGCCGCCCGACGAATCGTCCTCGCCGACGGCGTGATCAAGTACCTCGGCTCGAAGCGGCGGCTCGTCCCGGCGCTGACCGAGCTGTTCGAACGCTCGCAGGCACGCACGGCACTCGACCTGTTCACCGGCACGACCCGGGTCGCGCAGGCGTTCAAAGCGGCCGGCGGCGAGATCACGGCGGTCGACGCCGCCCGCTACAGCGAGGTGTTCGCCCGGACCTGGATCGAGACCGACGGCGAGTCGTTCGATCTCGACGCACTGTCCGCCGAGATCGACCGGCTGAACGCCCTCCCGGGCCTCGACGGCTACGTGACCGACACGTTCTGCCGGTCGTCGCGCTTCTTCCAGCCGTTCAACGGTGAGCGGATCGACGCCATCCGACAGGCGATCGCCGACGAACACGCCGGCACGGTGCTCGAACCGATCCTGCTGACGAGCCTGTTGCTGGCCGCCGATCGCG contains:
- a CDS encoding class I SAM-dependent methyltransferase, which encodes MHAARTAAQPLEPAARIRELELLEQEWKRGPRRNDRINAHIRAVLAAAGLSAGDVLEIGAREHPRTDVFAASAWNYSVMDIEAGSSSVPVVVGDITSCPELPDESFDVAVSVDVFEHVNRPWLAAEEISRLLRPGGISYTSTLFAWRYHPVPIDFWRFTPDCLDFLFADLDRVDSGFDTTERRRDIRGRGRRDQVPIDGLGGFRENWRVFHVGRKP
- a CDS encoding PaaI family thioesterase, yielding MTETADPPPSSDDVRESRQRAGRAIRDLSHAFIGRHASVEQIDRLSEVLEGITAELWPQDHRSRFDAFDRERDIDYPQGRFTHDFDDRPVSGTASPYGLDLELHRVGDEIEALVTLRSAHEGAPGRSHGGVVAALFDDVFGFVLGVIKQSAFTGELTIRYHAATPLFSELACRVRFDHQDGRKIYLVGELTERSSGNLIATAKATFIAVDPEMFARLTAERPPPPDESSSPTA